The genome window TTCTCCCGGCGAACGATCCCATTTTTGCGATCCAATTCCTATGACGTTTCACTTTTCGGAAATTTGCGTGGATTTTCGCGAAAACAACGCAACAGGTCGCGTCCATGTCAGGATGTAAGTGTCGAGTTTCAGTCGTTACTCATCGTTATTCGTTCATCCCTGAGTCAACGCATTTTCGGCACTGTGCTTCCTTGGTACCCACCTGATCAGACTCGGTACCCACCTGATCAGAATGGCCCGCAGGCAATGGCCATCTACACTCCCCACTCCCCTTCCCCAATGAACGATACAAAGACCACTCCATGGATCGACGTGAATTTGCCGGAATGACCTCGCTCGGCATTCTTGGCGGACTGGTAAGTGCGAACAAGTTGCTGGGGACGCGTCCCCTCTTGGCGAGTGGCTCGGATGCTGCGTCACAGAACCGATTGCCCGAGCAGGAACATTCGGATCTGCGATCGCTGGCGAAGTCTTTGCTGGTGGATTGGTGCGATGGCATGATCCGCCGCCAAACCGTTGCACCTGATGATCCGTCCGCGCACGGTGCTCTCCAATGTGACTCCTGCAGTCACATCCACGGTCGATGCAGCGATGCCTTGTACCCGTTTCTTCACTTGGCTCATGCGACCGGCCAACAGAAGTACTTGGACGCGGCACGGAATGTGTACGCGTGGGCGGAAAACAACGTCAGTCGAGAAGATGGTAGCTGGACCAACGATATCAACCCTCGTTCTTGGCGCGGGACCACCATCTTTGGCGCGATCGCGTTGGCCGAAGCACTGCACTACCACGGTGAAGTCCTAGATGCCGACGAAAAGCGTGCCTGGGAACAACGCTTGGACGAAGCAGCCGGCGGGTACTTGTTCAGCGACTTTCGAAAAATTGATTTCACGAATCTGAATTACGGCATGACGGCCGTCTACGGCTTTCATTTGTTCGGCCGCGTATTGAACAATGCCAAGTACACCGAACGCAGCCAGCAGCTCGCGGTCCGAGTCAAAGAGTTTTTCACCGAACCGAACAAGCTGCTCTGGGGAGAGGGAAAGCCCAACGACAATCGCAGCGGTCGTGGACTGCTGCCGGTTGATCTTGGTTACAACGTGGAAGAGTCACTCAATGGCGTGGTGCTTTACGCCTTGGAAGTCGGTGATGAATCGCTGCTGGATTTGTTGACTCAGTCGATGAATGGGCACCTGGAATTCATGCTGCCCGATGGTGCCTGGGACAACAGTTGGGGAACTCGTTCAGCCAAATGGTCTTATTGGGGCAGTCGAACCGCGGATGGATGCCAACCCGCGTTCGCATTGATGGCTGATCGCAATCCAGCATTCGAAACCGCCGCGATCAAGAATGCGGAACTGCTGAAACGATGCACGGCAGACGGCCTGCTGCACGGCGGTCCTCACTACGTCTCTCACGGGGTCAAACCCTGCATCCACCACACCTTTGCACACGCCAAAGCGATGGCTTTGGTGCTGGACAAGACACAGCCGACGGCGACGAAACACGAACTGAAACCGTTGCCTCGAGTGACGTCGGATGGTGTCAAGCACTTCGCCGAACTGGATGTTTGGTTGGCAGCAAAAGGCCCATGGCGAGCAACCGTGTCGGCGTATGACTCCATCTACAAAACCAAATCGGCCGATCACATCCAGCAACCCACTGGCGGCTCGCTCGCGGTCCTTCATCACGCCCAAGTCGGCACGTTGTTGGCATCCAGCATGGCTCGTTACATCCAAGTCGAACCGCTGAATCAACAACCGCAACCCGGCGAGGACTTCCCGCTCACGACTCGATTGGAACGACGCAACGAAGCGGGATGGTTCACGAATCTGTACGACCTCAAAGCCAACGTGACCTCCAATGCAACGGATGACCAAGTCCGATTCGACGTCACAACGACGCTGCAGGACGAAGACCGGCAGATCGACGACGAGCCAAATTCCCAGTGCCAGTTGAGCTATCGCATTGAACGTGAACGCGTGCTGATTACCGCCTCACCAGCCCAATCCGATCGCCAAGCAAATGCGTTTGCTTTGATCGTTCCCATCGTTTCAGCGACTAGCGAAACGGTCCGAAGAGTCTCCAAGAACCAGATTGAGATTGAAAAGCCGGAGGGCACAGTCGTCTGCAAGTGCAATGTGCCGTTTGCAATCCACGGTGGTGCCCAGTCGAGTGGTGTCCAGTCCAGTGGTGCTTCGTCGCGTGTTTTCAACATGGTGCCTGGAATGGAAGCGGTACCTCTGGTTGTGGAGTATCCTGGCGGAAACGTCAGCGAAATCCAGTTTGAGATTTCGGTTTCGTAGACTCGACCTCCATCCTTTGCCTTTCAGTGGTTCCATGCAGATTCTTGTTCGTGCGTTGATTGTCTTGACACTGGTTGCCTTCGCAAAAGGAGTTCCCTGCCAAGCCAAAGATGCAGCGACAGCACCGGCTGAGAAAGTCCAGCCCACGGAAGCCAACCCTTTCGCTGATCTGAAGCAACAGCTCAAACAAACCTGGCCGAACAACCGCTTGGTTCGATTTGTCTTTCACGGGCATTCCGTCCCCGCCGGGTATTTCCGCACGCCGATTGTTCGGCGTTTTGATTCGTACCCGGTGCTCTTTCACCAAGAACTTTGCGAGCGTTATCCAACCGCGGTGATCGATGTTTGCAACACCGCGATCGGCGGCGAGAACTCGGTCAGTGGGTCCAAGCGATTCGCGGACGATGTGTTGTCGTTGAAGCCCGATGTCATCTTCATCGACTACTGTTTGAATGATCGTCGCGTCGGCGTGGACACTGCTCAGGATTGCTGGCGAGAGATGATCAAGCAGGCGGTGACAAAAGACGTCATGGTTGTCTTGCTGACGCCGACTCCGGATTCCAAGGAAAACATCTTGGATCCCAACTCACCTCTCGCGAAACATGCTGAATCGATCCGGCAGTTGGCTGGTGAGTTTGACCTGCCGCTGGTGGATTCGTACTCGGAATTCCGACGTTTGGTAGGTGATGGCGATGATGTCACGGACTATCTCTCGCAGTCCAACCATCCCAACCGAGCCGGTCATCAAGTCGTGGCTGATCAGATTCTCGCGTTGTTCGAGTGACGCAAGTGGACCGCCACTTTCGCGTGATTCAGAACACGATTCCCAACACTTCCCCGGAATGATGATGTCGCATCGAGCTCACTGGCAGTCGGTTTTGTTGGCATGGACAACGGCGTTTTTCGCATGCATGCCGTCGTCCGCCACGGCTGATGATGCTGGTGCCGAACCGCCGAACATTGTCTTGATTTTGGCGGATGACCTGGGCTTCAATCAAATCGGAGCGTATGGTGACACCCCGATTCAAACGCCTCATCTGGATCGACTCTCCGCCAACGGAATCCGGTTCACGCAGGCCTATTCAGGCAACACGGTTTGCTCGCCATCCCGCGTGTCTTTGTTCACCGGTCGCGATGGACGATTGATGGACAACAATTCCAACACGGTCCAACTGAAAGACATCGACGTCACGATTGCTCATGTGTTGAAGCACGCCGGTTACGACACGGCATTGTTTGGTAAGTATTCCATCGGTTCTCAGATGGGAGTGACGGATCCATTGGCGATGGGGTTTGATACCTGGTACGGCATGTACTCGATTTTGGAAGGGCACCGGCAATACCCAACCATTTTGTGGCGTGACGGCAAGAAGATTCGAATCGAGGAAAACGAGGGCGGAAAGAAGGGTGCGTACGCACAAGCTTTGTTCACCAACGAAGCGATCCAGTACATCGAACAAGATCACAAAAATCCGTTCTTCGTACTTTTGGCGTACTCGTCCCCTCACGCTGAACTGGCCGCGCCAGCCAAGTTTGTCGAACGCTACAAGGATGCGTTTCCCGAGACCCGCTATGGCGGCATGTCCAATGGGACCGCGTCAGACAAATACGCTTGGTATTACCCTGAGCATGTTGAACGCCCGCATGCGACTTTAGCCGGTATGGTGACGGCACTTGATGCATACGTTGGCCAGATCTACCAAACGTTGCAATCCAAAGGCGTCGCGGACAACACGTTGATCCTCTTCACTTCGGACAACGGACCGCACGATGAAGGTGGTGGTGACCCGACATTCTTTCGTGCTTCAGAACCCTACAAAGGGATGAAGCGTGACTTGTACGACGGCGGCATTCACGTTCCGATGATCGCCCACTGGCCCGCTGCCATCCAGTCTCCACGAGTGGACGATACGCCGTGGGCGTTCGCCGATGTGCTGCCAACCTTCGCTGACATCGCAGGAGTTTCCTTCGACGTTGTTCCGCGAATCAAGACGAACGGAGTGTCCGTGCTACCGCGTCTTCGCGACGCCCCACGACCGTTGCCCGATCGGACTCTGTACTGGGAATTTGGCAAGCAAGCCGGAGACCCGAATTCCGGAGTGGTCGGCGAAGTCTACCAAGCGGCCCGTCGCGGTAAATGGAAAGCCGTTCGGTACGACATCGAGGGGCCCATTGAGCTGTACGACTTGGATTCCGATCCCGGTGAAACAGTGAACTTGGCAGCCGATGAGCGAGACCTGCGAGAAGAATTCACAGCGTTGTTCGAAGCCAACAAAGACTAAGAATCAACGCTCCGCAGCGACACCGTTTAGGCGTACGCGAGGGTGAGGGCTGAGCATGGGAAATGGCACGCACTCCCTCATCGGAAAGCTCGCTTTCCGCCCCCTCCCGCTGTGGCTTGTTGGTCGAGTCGGCAATGGGGTTTTAACGCATGTAGGATGGGCACTCTTGCCTTTTTGTACCCCACATCTTTTGGGAGCCGCTTGCGTTGGGAATACAAGCGGTTTAAGGCTAAACATCCCTTGCCGAGGAATCATTAGTGTTTGATTAGCGGCGATTAGTGTTCCCTTGACCGCTCTGGTGGAACACTAATCCACTCTGATCGGACACTAATCTTTGGTGTTTCGAGATGTGGGGTATAAAAAGGCACTCTTGCCCGTCCAAGTTGCGGATGTCGGCCAAGAGTGGCCAACCTACAGCAAAATCGACTAGCCCGTTGCCAACGGGCGAGGTTCGCCAGACGTGCGTGAGCACGACACTTCAAAACGGCACGACCTCCAGGGTGGCACGCGAAGCGAAGGGTGGGTCCAGCACTGAATCCAGCGCAACCTCCCCGGCCACCCCACTCCTCTATGGACTTGGCACGATCGTGCTGGTTGTTTGCGCAATCGCAAAGGTTTACCGCACAGCGTCGAGCTAGATTGGGGCTGTCCTGGCGACGCTAGTTCGCCGGACGAAGGTTTTCACATCCCTTAGCCGAGTCTTGCGTGAATAAGGTTGGCTGGCAAGATCGACGCCAGTCAGCACTGTTTCTCTTCAATTTGACGCGGCAGAGGGCGTTTTGCTGAGCTTTCCCCCATCCCGGTTTGACCATTGAAGACCCTCCTATCCCTTCTGTTTTTCGCGGCAACCACTGTCGCCGCCGCATCCGTTTCCGCTCTCGAGCCACAGCGACTGCGGTGCAAGTACCTCGAGAATCCGACCGGGATCGACATCACTCAGCCTCGGCTGAACTGGCAGGTCACGTCGGATCAACGGGGACAATCGCAGGCCGCGTATCGGTTGCTCGTCGCCTCTTCGGAAAAGCAGCTTGGATCCGACATCGGTGACCTTTGGGATTCCGGCAAGGTAGAATCCGATCAAACACTGTTCGTCGAGTATGCGGGCAGCCGACTTCCGAGTCGCGAAGAATGCGATTGGAAAGTCCAGGTCTGGGATTGCGCCGGCAACGCGACTTGGAGTGATGTCGCCTCATGGTCGATTGGGTTGCTCAACGAAAGTGATTGGTCGGCCGACCGTGGGAAAACTTCGCTTGGATCCCTTCGCGACTAAGAACCTATCCGAGAACCCCGATTCTACTGTAGACAAAATAGGCCAGAGCGATGTGTAGCCCAGCAAGATGGTTTTGAGTTTTCTTATCCCATCGTATTAGGATCGCTCGGAAGCGATTGAGC of Rhodopirellula bahusiensis contains these proteins:
- a CDS encoding SGNH/GDSL hydrolase family protein; amino-acid sequence: MQILVRALIVLTLVAFAKGVPCQAKDAATAPAEKVQPTEANPFADLKQQLKQTWPNNRLVRFVFHGHSVPAGYFRTPIVRRFDSYPVLFHQELCERYPTAVIDVCNTAIGGENSVSGSKRFADDVLSLKPDVIFIDYCLNDRRVGVDTAQDCWREMIKQAVTKDVMVVLLTPTPDSKENILDPNSPLAKHAESIRQLAGEFDLPLVDSYSEFRRLVGDGDDVTDYLSQSNHPNRAGHQVVADQILALFE
- a CDS encoding sulfatase-like hydrolase/transferase; this encodes MMMSHRAHWQSVLLAWTTAFFACMPSSATADDAGAEPPNIVLILADDLGFNQIGAYGDTPIQTPHLDRLSANGIRFTQAYSGNTVCSPSRVSLFTGRDGRLMDNNSNTVQLKDIDVTIAHVLKHAGYDTALFGKYSIGSQMGVTDPLAMGFDTWYGMYSILEGHRQYPTILWRDGKKIRIEENEGGKKGAYAQALFTNEAIQYIEQDHKNPFFVLLAYSSPHAELAAPAKFVERYKDAFPETRYGGMSNGTASDKYAWYYPEHVERPHATLAGMVTALDAYVGQIYQTLQSKGVADNTLILFTSDNGPHDEGGGDPTFFRASEPYKGMKRDLYDGGIHVPMIAHWPAAIQSPRVDDTPWAFADVLPTFADIAGVSFDVVPRIKTNGVSVLPRLRDAPRPLPDRTLYWEFGKQAGDPNSGVVGEVYQAARRGKWKAVRYDIEGPIELYDLDSDPGETVNLAADERDLREEFTALFEANKD
- a CDS encoding glycoside hydrolase family 78 protein, translating into MKTLLSLLFFAATTVAAASVSALEPQRLRCKYLENPTGIDITQPRLNWQVTSDQRGQSQAAYRLLVASSEKQLGSDIGDLWDSGKVESDQTLFVEYAGSRLPSREECDWKVQVWDCAGNATWSDVASWSIGLLNESDWSADRGKTSLGSLRD